Part of the Crossiella cryophila genome, CCCGTGACCTTGGGCACCCTGGTGCAGGTGTGGGGATTGCCCGTGTTGTGGGCCGTACCCTGCCTGCATGGCCTGGACCGCCTCCGGTGACAGGATCACGGTTGAGTCCGGGTCCGCGTGGTGCGGATCGTTCGCCGCGACCACGATGCGCGGTATCTGTACCGTGTTGGCCGCATCCATCGGCGAGGTTGCGTCGTCTGGTGTGACGACGAAGGAGCCACGCGCCCTGGCACGGGCTAGCAGCTCATCGGCCCGTTCGCGGGGATCCATCGCGCTGGCCTCTCCTGCGTTGCCTCGTCGCCTGGGGCGGATTTGCCGGCAGGCGGATACGGAGATCATCCCTCACGCTGTGGTGGTCGCTCTCCGGAGCCGCCGGTCGCCTGGTCCGGGTTCTCTGCAAGAGTATTCCGTTCCAGGCGGTCTCGTCAGGGTGAAGGAGGAGTAACGGCATGTCGGCCAGTCCGGCACCAGTCGAGAAGCAGGGGGAACGCGTGGAAAAACTGTCCGGGGTCGACGCGGTGGTGCTGGTCGGCGGCCAGGGCACCCGGTTGCGTCCGCTGACGCTGTCCGCGCCCAAGCCGATGCTGCCCACCGCTGGTGTTCCGTTTCTCACCCACCTGCTGTCCCGGATCCGGGCCGCGGGCATCACCCACGTGGTGCTGGGCACCTCCTACAAGGCCTCGGTCTTCGAGGAGTACTTCGGTGACGGGTCCCGGCTGGGCCTGGAACTGGAGTACGTGGTCGAGGACACCCCGCTGGGCACCGGCGGCGGTATCCGCAACGCGGCCAGCCGCCTGCGCGCCGAGCACATCATGGTCTTCAACGGCGACATCCTCTCCGGCGTCGATCTCGGCGCCGTCGCGCACAGCCACCTGGACAACGACGCCGACGTCACCCTGCACCTGGTGAAGGTCGCCGACCCGCGTGCCTTCGGCTGCGTGCCCACCGACGCCGACGGCCGGGTGCTCGCCTTCCTGGAGAAGACCGAGAACCCGCCTGCGGACCAGATCAACGCCGGTTGCTACGTCTTCAAGCGCTCCGTGCTGGAGGAGATCCCGGCCGACCGCCCGGTGTCGGTGGAACGCGAGACCTTCCCCGGCCTGCTGGAGCGCGGCGCCCGGCTGCAGGGCCACGTGGACACCTCGTACTGGCTGGACCTTGGCACCCCGGCGGCCTTCGTCAAGGGCTCCGCGGACCTGGTCCGCGGGCTGGCGCCCTCCGACGCGCTGCCCGGCCCCACCGGCGAGGCCATCGTGCTGGACGGCGCGCTGGTCCGCGAGGGCGCCAAGCTGGTCAACGGCAGCACCATCGGCGCGGGCGCCCAGGTCGGCCCCGGCGCGACCGTGGACGGCTCGGTGGTCTTCGACGGCGCGGTGATCGGTGCGAACGCGGTCGTGACCGGTTCGGTGATCGGCGCCAACGCGCGGATCGGCGACGGTGCGGTGCTGCGTGGCGCGGTCATCGGCGACGGCGCCGTGGTCGGCGCCCGCTGCGAACTCCTGGAGGGCCTGCGGCTGTGGCCGGGCGCCTCCCTCGCCGACGGCTCGGTGCGCTTCTCGCACGACGCATGACCCTGGCCGCCCCGGCCGTGGAACGGGCCTGGACACCGCCGTTCCCGCTCGACCTGGCCGCCGTGCTCGGACCGCTGCGCCGCGGTCCGGCCGACCCGTGCCTGCGCATCGGGCCGGACGGCAGCGTGTGGCGGGCGAGCAACACCGCGGCCGGGGTCGCCACCATCGCACTGCGCCGGGCACATGGCGAGATCCGGGCCAGTGCCTGGGGACCGGGTGCGGAACTGGCCCTGGCGGGGCTGCCGGACCTGCTCGGCGCGCGGGATGACGACACCGGTTTCCTCGCCCACCACGAGCTGATCGCGCAGGCGCGGCGGCGGGCGCCCGGACTCCGGCTCGGGCGGACCGGGCAGGTGTGGGACGTGCTGATCCCGGCGGTGCTGGAGCAGAAGGTCACCGGCAAGGAGGCATGGCGCTCCTGGCGCGAGCTGTGCCGCCGATTCGGCACCCCGGCCCCCGGAGCGGCGGGCGTCTCGCCCGAACTTCTCTTCGCCCCGCCAACCCCCAAGGCCCTGCTCGCCATCCCCGACTGGGACTGGCACCGCGCCGGCGTCGACGGCGCCCGCCGCCGGACCCTGCTCGCCGCCGCCTCCGTGGCCACCCGCCTGGAACGCGCCGTCGACCTCGGCGGCGAGGCAGGCCGCGACCTGCTGTGCAAGGTCCCCGGCATCGGGGTCTGGACCGCGGCCGAGATCGCGCAACGGGCCTGGGGCGACCCGGACGCGGTCAGCGTCGGCGACTACCACCTGCACGACGCGGTCGGCTGGGCGCTGACCGGCCGGGACGCCACCGACGAGGAGATGCTGGCCCTGCTCGCCCCCTACGCCCCGCACCGCCAGCGCGCGGTCCGCTACCTGGAGCTGACCGGGGCCCGCAAACCTCGCCGCGGACCCCGGTTCGCCGGCCGGGACTACCGCGCGATCTGACGCAGCGCCAGCTCGACCAGCTTCGGCACACTGTCCACATTGGACGGCAACGCGTGCACCGGCCACCACTGCAGATCCACCGACTCCGCACTGCGCACCGGCTGGGCGCCGGCGGGCGCGCGCACCAGGTACCGCACGTCCAGGTGCCGGGTGGGCAGGCCCAGTGAGCAGGTGATCGGGTGCACCTCCAGCTGCAGCGGCCCCGGTTCGATCACCAGGCCGTCGATGCCGGACTCCTCGGTGGCCTCCCGCAGCGCCGCCGCGAGCAGCGTCGGATCCGCCGGTTCGCAGTGCCCGCCCAGCTGCAACCAGCGCCCCACCCTGGGATGCAGGGTCAGCAGCACGTGTTCGCCGGTGGCGTCCAGCACGATCGCGGACGCGGTCAGGTGGCCGGGTTCGCAGGAACGCTGACAAGCGTCCGCACGCGCCGCCAGGAAGCTCAGGAACGCGTGCCGCTGGCTCTCCTGGCACGGGTCCGCCGGCCGCCAGGCCGACAGCTCAGCGACCGCCTCAGCGTGCAGGTTCACAGTTCGATCAGCTCCCCGGTCAGGTCCCGTGGTTCCCGCGGCGCCAGCGGCCCGTCCGCCGGATAGCCCACCGCGACCGCGCCCAGCGGCGCGAAATCGGCAGGCAGGTCCAGGATCGAGCGCACGGTGTCCGGGCAGAAGATGGTGGAGGAGACCCAGCAGGAGCCGAGCCCCTCGGCGGCCAGCGCCACCAGCAGGCCCTGCACGGCCGCGCCGCCCGCCACGGTGAACATGGTCTGCTCGGCCGCGGTGCGGCGCTCGTCCGGGTAGTCGTGCGCGCCGTCGGGCACCCCGAACGGCAACACGATCTCCGGCGCCCCGTACAGCAGGTCGCCGCGTTTGATCCGGCGGTCGATCCGCTCCGCCGGCCAGCCGTCGGCACGCAGGTCCGAGCGCCACTGCTCGCGCATGCCGTCGAGCAGTTTGGCCCGCAGCACCCGGTCGCGCAGCCAGACGAACCGCACCGGGTGGGTGTGGTGCGGGGCGGGCGCGGTCAGCGCGACCCCGACCGCGCGGCGCACCAGCTCCGCGGGCACCTCCTCCTGGCTGAAGGTCCGGATCGAGCGCCGGGTCAGCACCGCCTCCCGGCGGCCCTGCTCGATCGCCAGATCCGTGCCCAGCCGGAACAGGTCCTCATCCGATGGCCGGACCAGGTCCCGCGCGGTGGAGCCGTCCTCCACAATGGACATTCCGCGGACCACCGCCACCGGCAGCCCGCCCAGCTTGCCCTTCACCAGATCCGCGGCCGCGGCCAGCTCGTCGGCCACCGCGACCTCGGTGACGTGCAGTTCGTTGCCCTGCGGGTCGACGGATCCGGCGTAGCGGTGCAGCACGGCCAGCCCGGCCGCGCCGATGGCCGCGTCGGTCTGGCCGATCCGCCAGGCCCGGCCCATGGTGTCGGTGACCACCACCGCGACCGTGACGCCGAGCAGCTCACGCAACCGTTCGCGCAGCTTCGCGGCCGAACCGTCCGGGTCCACCGGCAGCAGCGCCAGCTCGTCGGTGGCCACGTTCGAGCCGTCCACACCCGAGGCCGCCTGGATCACGCCCAGCCGGTTCTCGGTGATCAGCGTGCGGAACTTGCGCGCCACCAGCCGGACCGATTCGGCGTCCACCAGCTCCCGGCGCAGGGCGTCCCGCGCCTCCGGGTCGGTGGGCGCGGTGACCAGCCTGCCCTCCACTTTGGACAGAACCTTGCTGGTCACCACCAGCACGTCGTCCTCGCGCAGCCAGGGCGCGGCGGCGGCCAGCGCGGCCGCCAGGTCGTCGCCGG contains:
- the manB gene encoding mannose-1-phosphate guanylyltransferase, which gives rise to MSASPAPVEKQGERVEKLSGVDAVVLVGGQGTRLRPLTLSAPKPMLPTAGVPFLTHLLSRIRAAGITHVVLGTSYKASVFEEYFGDGSRLGLELEYVVEDTPLGTGGGIRNAASRLRAEHIMVFNGDILSGVDLGAVAHSHLDNDADVTLHLVKVADPRAFGCVPTDADGRVLAFLEKTENPPADQINAGCYVFKRSVLEEIPADRPVSVERETFPGLLERGARLQGHVDTSYWLDLGTPAAFVKGSADLVRGLAPSDALPGPTGEAIVLDGALVREGAKLVNGSTIGAGAQVGPGATVDGSVVFDGAVIGANAVVTGSVIGANARIGDGAVLRGAVIGDGAVVGARCELLEGLRLWPGASLADGSVRFSHDA
- a CDS encoding coenzyme F420-0:L-glutamate ligase, which translates into the protein MADHAAASLEILPVTGLPEFRPGDDLAAALAAAAPWLREDDVLVVTSKVLSKVEGRLVTAPTDPEARDALRRELVDAESVRLVARKFRTLITENRLGVIQAASGVDGSNVATDELALLPVDPDGSAAKLRERLRELLGVTVAVVVTDTMGRAWRIGQTDAAIGAAGLAVLHRYAGSVDPQGNELHVTEVAVADELAAAADLVKGKLGGLPVAVVRGMSIVEDGSTARDLVRPSDEDLFRLGTDLAIEQGRREAVLTRRSIRTFSQEEVPAELVRRAVGVALTAPAPHHTHPVRFVWLRDRVLRAKLLDGMREQWRSDLRADGWPAERIDRRIKRGDLLYGAPEIVLPFGVPDGAHDYPDERRTAAEQTMFTVAGGAAVQGLLVALAAEGLGSCWVSSTIFCPDTVRSILDLPADFAPLGAVAVGYPADGPLAPREPRDLTGELIEL
- a CDS encoding DNA-3-methyladenine glycosylase family protein, producing MTLAAPAVERAWTPPFPLDLAAVLGPLRRGPADPCLRIGPDGSVWRASNTAAGVATIALRRAHGEIRASAWGPGAELALAGLPDLLGARDDDTGFLAHHELIAQARRRAPGLRLGRTGQVWDVLIPAVLEQKVTGKEAWRSWRELCRRFGTPAPGAAGVSPELLFAPPTPKALLAIPDWDWHRAGVDGARRRTLLAAASVATRLERAVDLGGEAGRDLLCKVPGIGVWTAAEIAQRAWGDPDAVSVGDYHLHDAVGWALTGRDATDEEMLALLAPYAPHRQRAVRYLELTGARKPRRGPRFAGRDYRAI
- a CDS encoding NUDIX hydrolase; translation: MNLHAEAVAELSAWRPADPCQESQRHAFLSFLAARADACQRSCEPGHLTASAIVLDATGEHVLLTLHPRVGRWLQLGGHCEPADPTLLAAALREATEESGIDGLVIEPGPLQLEVHPITCSLGLPTRHLDVRYLVRAPAGAQPVRSAESVDLQWWPVHALPSNVDSVPKLVELALRQIAR